The Cydia pomonella isolate Wapato2018A chromosome 20, ilCydPomo1, whole genome shotgun sequence genome contains a region encoding:
- the LOC133529410 gene encoding uncharacterized protein LOC133529410, which produces MSVTLKDSNILQFNTNTLENVRKEFNLHQPGMIDQTIDILYDWIQKQEHFVKKDFSRDYLERFIIYAKGSVEKAKLRMDRLCTMRTMAPNLFEKCHAINDFPDLRDFYINAFMPKLTEDNYRIHVAKMMTKKITPSGFLKTYQHAAIMCEYVTVNDYSQGFYSIMDLTDINMSDVITNMNLTDFRNNINLFIECYGFRIAGIFIISTSQMIDTFIKILKQIVSDKIAQRISVLKTVASLHQFLPKELLPEDFGGEQKSLCEIYDDMNEEMSTEEHVAHMKEMRLACTNEKLRQPGRFDEEYLGMPGSFRLLSVD; this is translated from the exons ATGAGTGTAACATTAAAAGACagtaatattttacaatttaacaCAAATACTCTGGAAAATGTAAGAAAAGAGTTTAATTTACACCAGCCTGGGATGATAGACCAAACCATCGACATATTATATGATTGGATTCAAAAACAGGAACATTTTgtgaaaaaggattttt CACGAGATTACTTGGAACGATTTATCATTTACGCAAAAGGCTCCGTTGAAAAAGCAAAATTAAGAATGGACAGACTCTGTACCATGCGAACTATGGCTCCAAACCTCTTTGAAAAATGCCATGCGATAAATGACTTTCCAGATTTACGTGATTTCTA CATAAATGCATTCATGCCAAAATTAACTGAAGACAACTACAGAATACACGTTGCTAAGATGATGACTAAGAAAATCACACCTTCTGGCTTCTTGAAGACCTATCAACATGCTGCAATA atGTGTGAATATGTGACAGTTAATGATTATTCGCAAGGATTTTACTCAATTATGGACCTTACTGATATCAATATGTCAGATGTGATCACCAACATGAACCTAACAGATTTCCGGaacaatattaatttgtttata gagTGCTATGGATTCAGAATAGcaggtatatttattatatctacCTCACAGATGATAGATACATTCATAAAAATCCTGAAGCAAATAGTCAGTGACAAAATCGCCCAAAGGATCAGTGTTTTAAAAACTGTTGCGTCCTTACATCAATTTTTACCGAAAGAATTGTTACCAGAAGACTTCGGTGGTGAACAGAAATCTTTGTGCGAAATTTATG ACGATATGAATGAAGAAATGTCTACCGAAGAACACGTAGCACATATGAAGGAAATGCGACTAGCGTGTACAAATGAAAAGTTGAGGCAACCAGGCCGATTTGATGAAGAGTATCTAGGGATGCCAGGGTCTTTTAGACTTTTGAGTGTAGATTAG
- the LOC133529318 gene encoding uncharacterized protein LOC133529318, which yields MDVKILEKLPHGGFYKFRHDQLTIVRKISNMDDTEGIRQAIELLRNWMQKQEYFNKKDQSDTYFEKLLVVSKGSLERSKIRLEKICALRTIWPMHFITLKDFNYFTEDFKTYNSVHLRDVTEDGSRVSLSKVYDTKRLTSDLLIRFVTYAVITCEYAMAHDYPNGLVAILDFRDVNLIDLLAFSTRHFTLLQQCLTILKDGYGMRLKGLHVLTTSKATDALLTFAKQLLPKKLTGRLHVHRDMDTLYDFVSKEILPSDLGGEALSLSELHENFINELFSKEHKEWMDEANRATINLSKKPKDYFSDDYISISGSFRTLTVEGYGMRVKAIHVVTPSKAADAFVTFLKQLLTAKVASRIHVHRDMENLFAHVPKNILPVDLGGEAPSLLEMQVSCIFTVLKTYILYFAENFLQALCTKEHREWMKEAQRATINESKKPEDYFNNYSIGMPGSFRTLSVD from the exons aTGGACGTGAAAATTCTTGAGAAATTACCTCATGGAGGATTTTACAAATTCAGACATGACCAATTGACAATTGTCAGGAAAATAAGCAATATGGATGACACTGAAGGAATCAGACAAGCTATAGAGTTGTTAAGAAATTGGATGCAGAAACAGGAATATTTTAACAAGAAGGATCAAT CTGATACCTACTTTGAAAAACTTCTGGTTGTTTCCAAAGGATCCTTGGAACGCTCTAAAATCCGTTTGGAGAAGATTTGTGCACTAAGAACTATTTGGCCCATGCATTTTATTACTCTTAAGGACTTCAATTACTTCACGGAGGATTTTAAAACCTA TAACAGCGTACATCTACGTGATGTGACCGAAGACGGTTCCCGAGTGAGTTTGTCCAAAGTATATGATACCAAAAGGCTGACTTCCGACCTACTTATACGATTCGTCACGTACGCGGTTATT ACCTGCGAATACGCCATGGCACATGATTATCCGAATGGATTAGTAGCTATTTTGGATTTTCGAGACGTCAACTTGATAGATCTACTGGCTTTTTCTACACGCCATTTTACTCTTCTCCAACAGTgtttaacaatattaaag GACGGGTACGGCATGCGGCTTAAAGGTCTACACGTGCTAACAACATCGAAGGCAACAGATGCTCTTTTAACATTTGCAAAGCAATTGCTACCAAAAAAACTTACTGGCAGATTACATGTGCACAGAGACATGGATACCCTGTATGACTTCGTTTCCAAGGAAATCTTGCCTTCTGACTTAGGCGGTGAAGCGCTGAGCTTAAGTGAATTGCACG AAAACTTCATTAATGAACTGTTCTCAAAGGAGCACAAAGAATGGATGGATGAAGCAAATCGTGCCACAATCAACCTATCCAAAAAGCCGAAAGATTACTTCAGTGATGACTACATCAGCATTTCCGGCTCCTTTAGAACTTTAACTGTA gaaGGCTACGGTATGCGAGTAAAAGCTATCCACGTGGTAACCCCATCAAAAGCGGCGGATGCCTTTGTCACCTTTTTGAAACAACTGCTTACCGCAAAAGTGGCTAGTCGTATACATGTACACAGAGATATGGAAAACTTATTTGCCCATGtccctaaaaatattttacctgTTGATTTGGGTGGCGAAGCTCCATCTTTGTTGGAAATGCAGG TGTCTTGTATTTTTACTGTACTAAAGACATACATCTTGTATTTTGCAGAAAATTTTCTTCAGGCGCTCTGTACAAAGGAGCACAGAGAATGGATGAAAGAAGCTCAACGCGCCACTATCAACGAGTCTAAGAAGCCCGAAGATTACTTCAACAATTACTCCATCGGCATGCCAGGGTCGTTCAGGACTTTGAGCgtagattaa